A window of Panicum virgatum strain AP13 chromosome 8K, P.virgatum_v5, whole genome shotgun sequence contains these coding sequences:
- the LOC120646071 gene encoding protein ROOT PRIMORDIUM DEFECTIVE 1-like produces the protein MASIIFGPGNLHALSVRLRIFVGSGIFQYGPFIRGVQRRWKKPVDSARTRLEGRTRDHRLDKLMVQLRNLRHALALRELISQRRNEYASLQLLSKWRHEVGLNIEIGAFLKKYPHIFQIYMHPVKRNHCCKVTQKMTDLIAEEEAVIRENETNIVQRLKKLLMLSTNGSLNMHALWLVRRELGLPDDYRSSMLPKYPHDLYLESPDTLSLVSRDDELAVAKIEEWRKKEYTEKWLAESETKYAFPINFPTGFKIEKGFREKLKNWQRLPYTKPYEKNDLHPIHNVERIEKRIVGILHELFSLTVEKMIPLERLSHFRRVFAMEVNLRELLLKYPGIFYISTKGSAQTVILRESYSKGCLVEPNPVYDVRRKMLDLILSGCRNVGEPESAALFAEEYDQASCHELQKNMCQVDTANTVLELETDSDSYRKKCITENLPYQHFCDSQEKSD, from the coding sequence ATGGCATCGATCATATTCGGTCCAGGAAACCTGCACGCCCTCTCCGTGCGGCTGAGAATATTTGTTGGGAGTGGGATATTTCAGTATGGTCCCTTTATCCGTGGTGTGCAGCGGAGGTGGAAGAAGCCAGTAGATTCAGCAAGAACCCGTCTGGAGGGCAGAACAAGGGATCATAGGCTGGACAAGCTAATGGTCCAACTGAGGAACTTGAGGCATGCCTTGGCTTTACGTGAGTTAATATCTCAGCGGAGGAACGAATATGCTTCTCTCCAACTTCTTTCAAAGTGGAGACATGAGGTCGGATTGAACATTGAGATTGGCGCTTTCCTCAAGAAATACCCCCACATTTTCCAGATTTACATGCACCCTGTGAAGAGAAACCATTGCTGCAAGGTCACACAAAAGATGACTGACTTGATTGCAGAGGAAGAGGCAGTGATCAGGGAGAATGAGACCAACATAGTTCAGcggctgaagaaacttctcatGCTCTCTACAAATGGAAGTCTGAATATGCACGCATTATGGCTAGTGAGGAGGGAACTTGGGCTGCCTGATGATTACAGGTCTTCCATGCTACCAAAATATCCACATGATTTATATCTTGAATCCCCTGATACTCTGTCACTTGTCTCTCGGGATGACGAATTAGCTGTAGCTAAGATTGAAGAATGGAGGAAGAAAGAGTACACTGAAAAATGGCTAGCTGAATCAGAGACAAAATACGCTTTTCCAATCAACTTCCCTACTGGATTTAAGATTGAGAAAGGCTTTAGGGAAAAACTGAAGAACTGGCAGAGGCTTCCCTACACCAAGCCTTATGAGAAGAATGATTTGCATCCAATCCACAATGTGGAGCGGATTGAGAAACGTATTGTTGGTATTCTTCATGAACTCTTCAGCCTTACAGTAGAAAAGATGATACCACTTGAGAGACTGTCGCACTTCAGACGAGTTTTTGCTATGGAAGTAAACTTGCGGGAGCTTCTTCTTAAGTACCCCGGAATTTTCTACATCTCGACCAAGGGAAGTGCACAGACAGTCATTCTGAGGGAGAGTTACAGTAAAGGCTGCCTAGTTGAGCCTAATCCTGTATATGATGTGCGAAGGAAAATGCTAGATCTGATTTTGTCTGGATGCCGTAACGTCGGTGAACCGGAGAGTGCAGCTTTGTTTGCTGAGGAGTATGATCAGGCAAGCTGCCATGAGTTGCAGAAGAACATGTGCCAGGTGGATACTGCAAATACCGTACTTGAACTTGAAACTGACAGTGACTCCTATAGAAAGAAGTGTATTACTGAGAACCTCCCGTACCAACATTTCTGTGACTCACAAGAAAAGAGTGACTAA